From the genome of Desulfovibrio sp. JY:
CGCAAGACGAGCGGAGGTCCCTATGTGTATTATGGAACGCCGCGCCGAAAAACGGGTGCACCCGCCGGTCGATGTCGTCCTGGATTTCGCCCTGTGGCCGGCCGACACCGTCGTACCGGCAAGGTTGCCGCTGGCCGCCCTGCGCGCTCCCACCGCCTGTCGCGACAGGGGGCAGCAATTCACGTTGGCCGACGTTGCCTCCATCGGCCTGGGGGTACGGCTCAAAGGCCAGCCCGACCTCCTGGAGAGGTTGCACGGCCTGGACGCCCTCTACGTCTATATCAAACTGCACGAATATCGCCCAGAGGCCGCAAGCGCGGCCTTGTCCCTTTTCTTCCACGCCGACATCGCCTGGGCCGAGTGCGTTCAGGAGTGCCTGACCATGGGTCTGCGGGTCCGGCATCTGGGCCGGGGGGCGATGCATGAAAAGGCCCTGGAATTTCTCGACGTCAGCGCCTTTGGCGTCAAGGAGCTGGCCGGCTGGATCGACGCCCTGTGCCGTGGCGGCTTGAGCCCGGATGCCGCCAGACCCGTATCGGGACTGCATCTGGACACCCTGCTGGCCGAACCCGAGTTGACGCTGCCAACCCGGTAATGTTTGGGGAAAGCGCCGGCGAGAGGGGAAACCCTTTCAAAAGAGCAATCGTCCTTCCCGCGTTTTTCCCTTCCTAACGTTTTATCTTTCAGAGAGTTACATCAATTTCTTCCTCCTCCCCCAAAGCCCCGGACCTGTACGGACAGGCCCAGGCGGGGTATGAGGACGCATCCCGAAACGGAGGCACGCTTTTTATGTCCATGCGTTTTCTGGTCCGCACCCTGGTCTGCCTGCTTGTCGGCATCACCACCGCATGGCCCGCCCTGGCCGCGGACCCGGCGAAAAAACCCACCGATTTTCGCGGCATCGCCTGGGGCAGCGCCCCCTCGGCCCTGCCCGGGCTCAAGTCCGTCGAACGCGACGGGGACATCGTCCACTACGAACTCCCCAGCGAGAAAAAGAACCTCGGCGGCGTCACCCTGCGCCGGCTCACCTATTCGTTTTACAAGGATCGCTTCTACCACGCCGAGCTCGACTACGAAGGCAAGGACGCGGCCAAGGTCATGGAGCAAAGCCTGGAAGCCAAGTACGGACTGCCCGACGCGGTGCGCGAAAAAAAGGACGCCGACGGCCGGCCCTATAGCGTGGCCGTGTGGAACTGGCCGGGCTATGCCTTCATCGGCAACCGCTACGACAAGGACGGCGGTCACGGCCGGGTGTTCTACTTCTACGCCCCCCTGACCGATGCCTCGGCCAAGGCCCAGGGGCTCGCCCCGGCCAAGGAGCCGGCCGCTGCCACGTCGGCCAAGGCGGCCAAGACTGCCAAGACGACGCCCAGGTCCGGTGCCGCCACGGGCGAGACCGAGACGTACACGATCAAGGACGGCGACATCATTTCCAAGGTGGCCAACGCCCGGGGGCTGACCACGCATCAGGTCATGGAGGCCAACCCCGGCCTCGACCCCAAAAAGCTGCGCCCCGGCATGACCATCCGGCTTCCGGCCAAAAAGTAGGTCCGCAAGCCGCCGCGCCGGCACCTGATCGGAAGTGCTGATACGCGTGATTGCAACTTATTTACTTTCCTGATTTGTCAAGACATTTCCTCCATGCTAAGGCTGTAGGGTCGCCATTTTCAAAGCGCGACCCTACGCCATGGGTAAGCATTATAACCATCTTCTCACCGCGGTCTGGACCTACCGGGTCATCCGCCTCGCCCTGGCCGTTTCCTTCATCGTGGCCGGAACGCTCAAACTGGCCGACGTCCACGCCTTTGTCCTGACCATCAAGGCCTTTTCCATCCTCCCTTCCGAGGTGGTCATGCCGTTTGCCGTGGCGCTGCCGGTGCTGGAGATCGTCGGCGGGCTGCTGCTCGCCTTTGACGCGCCGGGCGGACTGGCCATCATCGGCGGGCTGCTGCTGCTTTTTATCGGCGTGGTCGCCAACGCCATCCGCCAGGGCCTGGACATCGACTGCGGTTGCTACGGCCCGGGCGATCCGGAAGGCGAGGTCTACCACGGCCTGCACACGACCTTGTGGCGTGATCTGGCCATGCTGGCCGGTGTTCTCTATTGTCTGCTGTGGCGTCGCGTTCGCGGCAGACAGCGCTTTACTCCCGCAACCCAAACCTCGTAAGGAGAGTGCATGCGCGCAGTCAAACTCACCCTGACCCTGGCCCTGCTTTCGGTTTTCTGCTTGGCGCAAACCGCCCTGGCCAACAAGTTCGAAGACGAGACCGCCAAGGAAAAAGAGGCGGTCAAGCTGGTGCGGGACACCCAGAAAGGCGGCTACGGCCTGGTTTCGACGGCGGAGCTCAAACAGTGGATCGACGAAGGCAAGAAGATGGTCATCGTCGACACCATGCCCTTCGAGGACAGCTACAAAAAAGAGCACATCCCCGGCGCCGTCAATTTCGTCTTCCCCATCCCGGACATGGAGAAGTGGGACGCCAAGGAGACCGGCGGCAAGACCGAGGCCGACTTCGCCAAGCTGCTCGGCCCGGACAAGAACAAGACCATCGTGATCTACTGCGGCTTCGTCAAATGCACCCGCAGCCACAACGGCGCGATCTGGGCCAAAAAGCTCGGCTATAAAAACGTCTACCGCTTCCCCGGCGGCATCTTCGCCTGGAAGGGCGCGGGTTACCCCGTCGACGCGGTGAAGTAAGCACGGGGGAACACCTCCCCGGCGTCCGGGAGGAGGAACGGCTTCCTCCCGGACCGTCCATAGGGGGAATCCCCCGCCCCCCTTGGCGGTGAAAAAGCAATGCTGCTGTTCGAGTTCTTCCGACGCAACCCCCTGCCCCCAAAGCCACCCCGCAAAAGGCAACCGACCATGAACGCCCCTTCGCCGCGCTTGGAGGCGGCGGACAGCCTGACCACGGCCGTGGGCAAGCGTGCCGCCAGCCTTTTTTCCAACCGCAAGCTCCTTTGCGCCGAGGCCATCATGGTCGCGGTCAACGATGCCTTCGGCCAGCCCCTGCCCGACGAACAGGCGGTCGGCATCGCCGCTGGCCTTACGGCCGGCATCGGCGACCGGGGCTGCCTGTGCGGGGCCATAGCCGGAGCCTGCGCCGCCGTGGGCATGGTCTGCGCCCGGGGCGGACACGGCCCGACCCGCCAAGCCATCCGCCAACAATCCGCCGCCATCCACGAAGCCTTCGTCAATCGCCACAAATCCGCCTGCTGCCGGGTGCTGTCCAAAAAGGTCAAGGACGACGCCAAGGCCCATGCCGCCCAGTGCGCCGCCCTGACCGGCTACGGCGCCGAACTGGCCGTGCGGTCCATCCTCGCCCTGCGCCCGGAACTGGCCGACTGCCCCGACGCCCCCACCAAGGGCGAACCACGCCTGTGCGGCCGGGTCAAATGGCTGCTGTCGCTTTTTTGCCGTTAAAGGGGGAGAAGAGCCTGGGGGGAAACTTTTCTGAAGAAAAGTTTCCCCCCAGACCCCCCTTCCAAAGACTTTAATAGAATGCAGTAGTTGCGGTGAAAAACAACCCCGTTGAAAACTTTAGGAAGGGGAGAGCGCGAGAGGGGAGAACCCTTTTTAAAGGGTTTCCCCTCTCGCACTTTCTTCTCTGCTCTTCCCCAAGGAGTATCGCCATCATGCGTCGCGTAGCGTCGGTTGCCGTTTTGCTGTGTTGCCTGGCTGTGGCCGTTTCCGCCATGGGCCAGACCATTTCTCCCCAGGCCCGGCGCGACCTGTCCGTTCTCGAGACGGCCTATCCGGGCGTCATGACCGCCATCGAGGTTTCACCTAGCGGCCGCATCACGGTTATTTTGCGCGACGGCGCGCGCGTTGCCTACGACGACGGCCGCGTCCGCACGCCCGAACAGGCGGTTTGCGATCCGGACCTCAAGACCATGCTGGCCCAGCCCTATCCCCTCGGTCCGGTGACGGCCGAGCCGCCGCTGTGGTTTTCGCCGGGCCGCAGCCGGGTCCAGGCGTTTTTTCTGGCCCTATACGGCCACGACCGGGCCGAGGTCCGGGCCAACTGCCGCCCGGTGGCCTTTTTCAACCAGCGCCTGGAGTTCAATACCCGCTTCGGCGCGGCCGATGCCTTCGCGCGCGTCGCCCGCCGTCTGGAAACGCTTGCCGCCGCCGATCCCGGCATCAAGCGCTTTTTGCTGCCGGCCTCGGGCGGCATGGTCTGGCGGATGATCGCCGGCACGGACCGGCTCTCGGTCCACTCCTTCGCCGCGGCCGTGGACGTCAGCCCGCGCGGCAATCCGTACTGGCGCAATCTGCCGCGCGGCAAAAACATGCTGGCCGTGCGCCAGCGGTTTCCCGAGCAGGCGGTTGCGGCCTTCGAGGCCGAGGGATTTGTCTGGGGCGGCAAATGGGCGGAGTTCGACCTCATGCATTTCGAATACCGGCCGGAGCTGATTCTCCTGGCCCGACTGGCGCGTGGCGAATCGTTGCCGCTTCGCCCCATTGACGCCTTGCTGCGCCCTTCCCGCTAGCCGTTTCCAGCACGCCCTGTCGCAGCTTCGTAAGACATACTGCATACGATTTTTTTATTCATATCCTTTACTTCCCCGGCCTCCTGCACACGGTAACACCCTTGAATCACGTGAAAAATTTGCCAAACCCCATTGACGTTCAAAAGAACTCGTGATTAACTGCAAAAGGGAAATCGAACTCGGCGACGCAGGAACGCGACGCGTCCGTCATAGAGAGGCGGCAGCGGCCGGTCCGCCTGCGACGGCCGCGTGCAGAACGGGTCATTGGATGCAAACATGGCTGGGGGATCATGGGACGCCCCGGCCATGCCTCTCGTAAAACAAAGGAGGACGTTTATGAACTTTTCCGTGGGTCTTGGCAGGGATGATGCGGAAAAACGGCTTGTGCAGAACGGCGTCTCCCGCCGCGACTTCATGAAATTTTGCGCCACCGTCGCAGCGGCCATGGGCATGGGCCCCGCCTTTGCGCCCAAGGTCGCCCAGGCGCTGACGGCCAAACACCGTCCGTCGGTGATCTGGCTGCACAACGCCGAATGCACCGGCTGCACCGAAGCGGCCATCCGGACCATCAAACCGTATATCGACGCGCTGATCCTCGACACCATCTCCCTGGATTACCAGGAGACCATCATGGCCGCAGCCGGCGAAGCCGCCGAGGCGGCCCTGCACCAGGCCCTCGAAGGCAAGGACGGCTACTACCTGGTCGTGGAAGGCGGCCTGCCGACCATCGACGGCGGCAAGTGGGGCATGGTTTCCGGGCATCCCATGCTCGAGACCACCAAGAAAGCCGCGGCCAAGGCCAAGGGCATCATCTGCATCGGCACCTGCTCGGCCTACGGCGGCGTCCAGAAGGCCAAGCCCAATCCCAGCCAGGCCAAGGGCGTGTCCGAAGCGCTCGGCGTCAAGACCATCAACATCCCCGGCTGCCCGCCCAACCCCATCAACTTCGTGGGCGCCGTGGTCCATGTCCTGACCAAGGGCATCCCGGATCTCGACGAGAACGGCCGGCCGAAGCTCTTCTACGGCGAGTTGGTCCACGACAACTGTCCGCGCCTGCCCCACTTCGAGGCCTCCGAATTCGCGCCCTCCTTCGAGTCCGAAGAGGCCAAGAAAGGCTTCTGCCTCTACGAACTCGGCTGCAAGGGCCCCGTTACCTACAACAACTGCCCCAAGGTGCTGTTCAACCAGGTCAACTGGCCCGTCCAGGCCGGCCATCCCTGCATCGGCTGCAGCGAGCCGGACTTCTGGGACACCATGACTCCCTTCTACGAGCAGGGCTAGCCCTTCCTTCGCAGACGGCCAGTACAGTACCCGGACACCTTCAACAGCACCGAACGTCTTGTGACGGAGGAAGCATATGGCTGAGAGCAAACCCACGCCGCAATCCACCTTCACCGGCCCCATCGTGGTCGACCCCATTACCCGGATCGAAGGACATTTGCGGATCATGGTCGAGGTGGAAAACGGCAAGGTCAAGGACGCCTGGAGCTCCTCGCAGCTCTTCCGCGGCCTGGAAATCATCCTCAAGGGCCGCGATCCCCGCGACGCCCAGCACTTCACCCAGCGCGCCTGCGGCGTGTGCACGTACGTCCACGCCCTGGCCTCCACCCGTTGCGTCGACGACGCCGTCAAGGTCAGCATCCCGGCCAACGCCCGCATGATGCGAAACCTCGTCATGGCCTCCCAGTATCTCCATGACCACCTCGTCCACTTCTACCAGCTGCACGCCCTGGACTGGGTCGACGTGACCGCGGCGCTCAAGGCCGACCCCAACAAGGCCGCCAAACTGGCCGCCTCCATCGCCCCGGCCCGCCCCGGCAACTCGGCCAAGGCCCTCAAAGCCGTCCAGGACAAGCTGAAAGCCTTCGTCGAGTCCGGACAGCTCGGCATCTTCACCAACGCCTACTTCCTCGGCGGCCACAAGGCCTACTATCTGCCGCCCGAAGTCGACCTCATCGCCACCGCCCACTACCTGGAAGCCCTGCACATGCAGGTCAAGGCGGCCAGCGCCATGGCCATCCTCGGCGGCAAGAACCCCCACACCCAGTTCACCGTCGTGGGCGGCTGCTCCAACTACCAGGCCCTGACCAAGGACCCGCTGGCCAACTACATGGCCCTCACCAAGGAAGTCTGCCAGTTCATCAACGAATGCTACATCCCGGACCTGCTGGCCGTGGCCGGCTTCTACAAGGACTGGGGCGGCATCGGCGGCACCAGCAACTACCTGGGCTTCGGCGAGTTCGCCACCGACGACAGCTCCCCCGAAAAACACCTTGAAACCTCCTACTTCCCGTCCGGCGTCATCATGGGCCGCGACCTCGGCAAGGTGGACAAGGTGGACCTCGGCGCCATCTACGAGGACGTCAAGTACTCCTGGTACGCCCCCGGCGGCGACGGCAAGCATCCCTACGACGGCGTCACCGATCCCAAGTACACCAAGCTCGACGACAAGGATCACTACTCCTGGATGAAGGCCCCCCGCTACAAGGGCAAGGCCATGGAAGTCGGTCCCCTGGCCCGTACCTTCATCGCCTACGCCAAGGGACAGCCCGACTTCAAAAAGGTCGTGGACATGGTCCTCGGCAAACTGTCCGTCCCGGCCACGGCCCTGCACTCGACTCTCGGACGCACCGCCGCCCGCGGCATCGAGACCGCCATCGTCTGCGCCAACATGGACAAGTGGATCAAGGAAATGGCCGACAGCGGCGCCAAGGACAACACCCTGTGCGCCAAGTGGGAGATGCCCGAGGAGTCCAAGGGCGTCGGCCTGGCCGATGCGCCCCGCGGTGCCCTGTCCCACTGGATCCGCATCAAGGGCAAGAAGATCGACAACTTCCAGCTGGTCGTCCCCTCGACCTGGAACCTCGGTCCCCGGGGCGCCCAGGGCGACAAGAGCCCGGTGGAAGAAGCCCTCATCGGCACGCCCATCGCCGATCCCAAGCGCCCGGTCGAGATCCTGCGCACGGTCCACGCCTTCGATCCCTGCATCGCCTGCGGCGTGCACGTCATCGAGCCCGAGACCAACGAAATCCTCAAGTTCAAGGTTTGCTAAGGACGGCAACGCCGTTTATACGAAGAACCCGGCTTCGGCCGGGTTCTTCGTTTCTCAAGGAGGTCGCATGTCCGATACCCCGCGCAAAATCCTCATCCTTGGCGTCGGCAACATCCTCTACACCGACGAAGGCGTCGGCGTGCGGGCCGTGGAGCGCCTTCTCGAAACCTACGATTTTTCCGACAACGTCACCCTCATGGACGGCGGCAACCTGGGCATGAAGCTCATGCAGCCCCTTATGGACTGCGACTATTGCATCGTGCTCGACGCCGTGCTCGGCGGCGACGCCCCCGGCACCGTCTACCGCCTCACCGGCGAGGACCTGCGCAAGTCCCTGGCCTTCAAGGACTCCATGCACCAGTCCGACCTCGTGGACACGCTGATCTACTGCGAACTGATCGGCAAGCGGCCGGAAGCCGTGGTCATCGGCATGGAACCCGTCGATTTTCAAAACATGAGCGTCGAACTTACCCCCACCATCGCCGACCGCATCCCGGCCATGATCGACATCGCCCTGGCCGAACTCGCCGACGTCGGCGGCGTCGCCACGCCCAAGAAGGGCGCGGGAGGAGATGCGAGAGGGGAAACCCTTTAAAAAGGGTTCTCCCCTCTCGCGCTCTCCCCTTCCTAAAGTTTATAAAGGGGTGAAAGTTGTTCCTGCCAACTAAGGAGGAACCCTGACCTTTATTGAAAGTTTTTGAGGGTGGGGGTCCGGGGGAGGGAACTTTTTTCAAAAAGTTCCCTCCCCCGGCTTCTTCCTCCCCCGTCCCTTCACCTCCCCATGCCCGGGGCGTACTTGCCGAGCGGCAAAAAACATTCTAGGAAATGGCGGGGTTTATTCATCCAAGGAGGTCCCTATGGAGTTTCGAGGCGCAATCACGGCATTGGTGACGCCATTTCGAAACGGCGAGGTTGATGAAGAGGCCTTCCGCGCCTTTATCGAATGGCAAATCGAACAGGGCATTCATGGCGTCGTACCCTGCGGCACCACGGGCGAATCCGCCACGTTGTCCCACGAGGAACATAAACGGGTGGTCCGCATCTGCGTGGACCAGGTCAAAGGCCGCGTGCCCGTTCTGGCCGGGGCCGGGTCCAACAACACCCGCGAAGCCATCGAGATCACCAAGGACGCCAAAGACGCCAAAGCCGACGGGGCCCTGCTGATCACCCCCTATTACAACAAACCCACCCAGGCCGGACTCATTGCCCACTTCAAGGCCATCGGCGAACAGGTGGACATTCCGTTTATCGTCTACAACGTGCCGAGCCGCACGTCCGTCAACCTGCTGCCCGAGACCCTGGCCGTCATGAAGAAGGAAATTCCCCAGGTGGTGGGGATCAAAGAGGCCACGGGCGACCTCAGTCAGGTTTCCCGGGTGATCGAATTCTGCGGCGAGGACTTCATGGTCCTTTCCGGGGACGATCCCACCGGCCTGCCCACCATGACCATCGGCGGACGCGGCATCATTTCCGTGGTGTCCAACTTCGCGCCGGCCAAGATGGCCGCCATGTGCGACGCGGCCCTGGCCGGCGACCTGACCAAGGCCAAGGCGCTCCATTACGAACTGAGCCCGCTTTACCGGGCGGCCTTTGTCGAAACCAACCCGGTGCCGGCCAAGACCGCCCTGGAGATGATGGGCCGGTTCCCGGCCGAGGTGCGCCTGCCCATGGTGCCCCTGCAACCCCAGAACCGCGAAAAGCTCAAAACAGCCCTGGCCTCGGCCGGACTGCTGTAGCCATCCGCAAGCTTGCTGCCGTGCGACGGGCCTTCCGGGCGGAGGGCCCGTCGCGCGTTTTATACACCATGAACGATTCTTCCCTGCGTATCATCCTGGATAACGCCGACGTGACCTTCAGCGGCCGACCGGCGCTTCGCGGCGTCTCCCTCACCGTCGCCGCCGGCGAACGCTGGCTGGTCCTCGGCGGCAACGGGTCGGGCAAATCGACCATGCTGCGGCTGCTGCGCGGCGACATATGGCCCGACGACGACGGCCGGGAACATCGGATTTACCGGATGGCGGGCAGCCCCGACCGGGCCTCGCCCATCGGCCTGCGCCCGCGCTTCGGCATCGTGTCCCCGGAAATCCAGCGCGCCGCCAAGCGCTTGTGCGCGCACCAGCCGGCAAGCGCCGTGATCCTGGCCGGCCCGCGCGACGCGGTCTACGTCCAGGGCCGGCCCTCGGCAGCGGAACTGGACACCCTGGAGGCCGTCCTGGACCGGCTTTGCATCAGCCATCTGGCGGACACCCCCGTGGAAGCACTCTCCAACGGCCAGTTGCGGGCGGTGCTTCTGGCCCGGGCGCTGGCCAGCCGGCCGCTGGTTCTTTTTCTGGACGAATTTCTGGACAGCCTGGACGATGCGGCCCGGGACACGGCCCAACAGGCCGTGGAGCAGGCGGCGGCCGACGGCGCGGCGGTCGTGCTGACCAGCCATCAGGGCGCGGCCTTGCCGCCGGGAGAGGCCAGGGGGATCACCCTGGCCGGCGGGCGCATCATCGACGCCGGCGACGCGAAGACCGTACTCGAGCGCTATCGCAAGAGCATGGCCACAAGCGGGTCCGAGGCGGCAGCCCCCGCCCTGCCCGTCTCCGAAGCCGTCCCGTCCCCGGACGGCCCGCCGCTGGTCGTCCTGGAAAACGCCTCGGTATTTTTAAACCGCCGGGAAGTGCTCCACGCCATCACCCTGACCGTGCGCCAGGGCGGGCACATGGGCCTCGTCGGGGCCAACGGCGCGGGCAAGTCCACACTGCTCAAACTCATTGCCGGCGAATACCATCCGGCCCTCGGCGGCCGGGCGATGCGCCCCGGGCTGGCCGCGCCGGAGGGATTTACCGATCTGCGCGATATCCGCAAGCGCATCGGCATGGTGTCCTTCGAGTTGGAGGCGGATTACGACAAGGAACTGCCGGCCCTGGAGCTGGTCGTTTCCGGCATCTCGGCGACCATCGGCCTTTTCGCCGCGCCCACGGACAAGGACCTGGCGGCGGCCAGGCGGTGGATGGAATTTTTCGGCGTGGCCGAGCTGGCCGAGCGCCGGCTGGGACAGCTTTCCGCCG
Proteins encoded in this window:
- a CDS encoding LysM domain-containing protein, with the protein product MSMRFLVRTLVCLLVGITTAWPALAADPAKKPTDFRGIAWGSAPSALPGLKSVERDGDIVHYELPSEKKNLGGVTLRRLTYSFYKDRFYHAELDYEGKDAAKVMEQSLEAKYGLPDAVREKKDADGRPYSVAVWNWPGYAFIGNRYDKDGGHGRVFYFYAPLTDASAKAQGLAPAKEPAAATSAKAAKTAKTTPRSGAATGETETYTIKDGDIISKVANARGLTTHQVMEANPGLDPKKLRPGMTIRLPAKK
- a CDS encoding DoxX family protein encodes the protein MGKHYNHLLTAVWTYRVIRLALAVSFIVAGTLKLADVHAFVLTIKAFSILPSEVVMPFAVALPVLEIVGGLLLAFDAPGGLAIIGGLLLLFIGVVANAIRQGLDIDCGCYGPGDPEGEVYHGLHTTLWRDLAMLAGVLYCLLWRRVRGRQRFTPATQTS
- a CDS encoding rhodanese-like domain-containing protein — its product is MRAVKLTLTLALLSVFCLAQTALANKFEDETAKEKEAVKLVRDTQKGGYGLVSTAELKQWIDEGKKMVIVDTMPFEDSYKKEHIPGAVNFVFPIPDMEKWDAKETGGKTEADFAKLLGPDKNKTIVIYCGFVKCTRSHNGAIWAKKLGYKNVYRFPGGIFAWKGAGYPVDAVK
- a CDS encoding C-GCAxxG-C-C family protein, producing MLLFEFFRRNPLPPKPPRKRQPTMNAPSPRLEAADSLTTAVGKRAASLFSNRKLLCAEAIMVAVNDAFGQPLPDEQAVGIAAGLTAGIGDRGCLCGAIAGACAAVGMVCARGGHGPTRQAIRQQSAAIHEAFVNRHKSACCRVLSKKVKDDAKAHAAQCAALTGYGAELAVRSILALRPELADCPDAPTKGEPRLCGRVKWLLSLFCR
- a CDS encoding M15 family metallopeptidase, which gives rise to MRRVASVAVLLCCLAVAVSAMGQTISPQARRDLSVLETAYPGVMTAIEVSPSGRITVILRDGARVAYDDGRVRTPEQAVCDPDLKTMLAQPYPLGPVTAEPPLWFSPGRSRVQAFFLALYGHDRAEVRANCRPVAFFNQRLEFNTRFGAADAFARVARRLETLAAADPGIKRFLLPASGGMVWRMIAGTDRLSVHSFAAAVDVSPRGNPYWRNLPRGKNMLAVRQRFPEQAVAAFEAEGFVWGGKWAEFDLMHFEYRPELILLARLARGESLPLRPIDALLRPSR
- a CDS encoding hydrogenase small subunit, yielding MNFSVGLGRDDAEKRLVQNGVSRRDFMKFCATVAAAMGMGPAFAPKVAQALTAKHRPSVIWLHNAECTGCTEAAIRTIKPYIDALILDTISLDYQETIMAAAGEAAEAALHQALEGKDGYYLVVEGGLPTIDGGKWGMVSGHPMLETTKKAAAKAKGIICIGTCSAYGGVQKAKPNPSQAKGVSEALGVKTINIPGCPPNPINFVGAVVHVLTKGIPDLDENGRPKLFYGELVHDNCPRLPHFEASEFAPSFESEEAKKGFCLYELGCKGPVTYNNCPKVLFNQVNWPVQAGHPCIGCSEPDFWDTMTPFYEQG
- a CDS encoding nickel-dependent hydrogenase large subunit; the encoded protein is MAESKPTPQSTFTGPIVVDPITRIEGHLRIMVEVENGKVKDAWSSSQLFRGLEIILKGRDPRDAQHFTQRACGVCTYVHALASTRCVDDAVKVSIPANARMMRNLVMASQYLHDHLVHFYQLHALDWVDVTAALKADPNKAAKLAASIAPARPGNSAKALKAVQDKLKAFVESGQLGIFTNAYFLGGHKAYYLPPEVDLIATAHYLEALHMQVKAASAMAILGGKNPHTQFTVVGGCSNYQALTKDPLANYMALTKEVCQFINECYIPDLLAVAGFYKDWGGIGGTSNYLGFGEFATDDSSPEKHLETSYFPSGVIMGRDLGKVDKVDLGAIYEDVKYSWYAPGGDGKHPYDGVTDPKYTKLDDKDHYSWMKAPRYKGKAMEVGPLARTFIAYAKGQPDFKKVVDMVLGKLSVPATALHSTLGRTAARGIETAIVCANMDKWIKEMADSGAKDNTLCAKWEMPEESKGVGLADAPRGALSHWIRIKGKKIDNFQLVVPSTWNLGPRGAQGDKSPVEEALIGTPIADPKRPVEILRTVHAFDPCIACGVHVIEPETNEILKFKVC
- a CDS encoding HyaD/HybD family hydrogenase maturation endopeptidase, producing the protein MSDTPRKILILGVGNILYTDEGVGVRAVERLLETYDFSDNVTLMDGGNLGMKLMQPLMDCDYCIVLDAVLGGDAPGTVYRLTGEDLRKSLAFKDSMHQSDLVDTLIYCELIGKRPEAVVIGMEPVDFQNMSVELTPTIADRIPAMIDIALAELADVGGVATPKKGAGGDARGETL
- the dapA gene encoding 4-hydroxy-tetrahydrodipicolinate synthase; its protein translation is MEFRGAITALVTPFRNGEVDEEAFRAFIEWQIEQGIHGVVPCGTTGESATLSHEEHKRVVRICVDQVKGRVPVLAGAGSNNTREAIEITKDAKDAKADGALLITPYYNKPTQAGLIAHFKAIGEQVDIPFIVYNVPSRTSVNLLPETLAVMKKEIPQVVGIKEATGDLSQVSRVIEFCGEDFMVLSGDDPTGLPTMTIGGRGIISVVSNFAPAKMAAMCDAALAGDLTKAKALHYELSPLYRAAFVETNPVPAKTALEMMGRFPAEVRLPMVPLQPQNREKLKTALASAGLL
- a CDS encoding ATP-binding cassette domain-containing protein; this translates as MNDSSLRIILDNADVTFSGRPALRGVSLTVAAGERWLVLGGNGSGKSTMLRLLRGDIWPDDDGREHRIYRMAGSPDRASPIGLRPRFGIVSPEIQRAAKRLCAHQPASAVILAGPRDAVYVQGRPSAAELDTLEAVLDRLCISHLADTPVEALSNGQLRAVLLARALASRPLVLFLDEFLDSLDDAARDTAQQAVEQAAADGAAVVLTSHQGAALPPGEARGITLAGGRIIDAGDAKTVLERYRKSMATSGSEAAAPALPVSEAVPSPDGPPLVVLENASVFLNRREVLHAITLTVRQGGHMGLVGANGAGKSTLLKLIAGEYHPALGGRAMRPGLAAPEGFTDLRDIRKRIGMVSFELEADYDKELPALELVVSGISATIGLFAAPTDKDLAAARRWMEFFGVAELAERRLGQLSAGQTRRLFLARAMVGEPRLLLLDEPFSGLDAPSRRVAMQAVSAAARAGVTVLAAVHQRGDIIPEIETVLRLTAGHLAPL